One segment of Tamlana crocina DNA contains the following:
- a CDS encoding ribonucleoside-diphosphate reductase subunit alpha, whose product MKVNTHLQDETTEQQSNYDQLLNARKEQIKSATRQESEPEFKWLTENSRKFLESGYLTEGTTPEGRIREIAERAESILKIDGYADKFYKYMAEGFFSLASPVWSNFGKKRGLPISCFGSNIADDMGNILYTQSEVGMMSKLGGGTSGYFGNLRHRGAPVKNNGVSSGAVHIMQLFEKMVDVVSQGSVRRGRFSPYLPVEHPDIKEFLEIGTEGNSIQELTHGVTVTDKWMQEMIDGDVEKRSIWAKVIQRRGEIGYPYIFFKDHANNQAADVYQDKKHQIVASNLCTEIMLPSNENWSFVCVLSSINLLHYDKWKDTDAVETMVYFLDAVITEFVEKLEEFRDSEDLDDRQTFMFMERAYNFAKENRALGLGALGWHSLLQSKMLSFDSAEAFNLNSEIFKLIEEKSYKASEELAKLYGEPEVLKGYGRRNATLNAIAPTTSSAFILGQVSQGIEPIWSNIYVKDIAKIKTTIKNPYLEALLEEKGQNTAEVWRSIRDYDGSVQHLDFLTEEERDVFKTYSEIDQLTIVYQAANRQNHIDQGQSVNIIVHPDMPVKDINKIYVTAWKLGLKSLYYQHSMNAAQKFKQKKECASCEG is encoded by the coding sequence ATGAAAGTAAACACGCACCTCCAGGACGAAACTACCGAGCAACAATCAAACTACGACCAACTTTTAAATGCCAGAAAAGAGCAGATTAAAAGCGCAACCCGACAAGAATCGGAGCCAGAATTTAAATGGTTAACCGAAAACAGCCGTAAATTTTTGGAATCAGGTTATTTAACCGAAGGCACTACACCAGAAGGCCGAATTAGGGAAATTGCCGAGCGCGCGGAATCTATTTTGAAGATTGATGGTTATGCCGATAAATTTTACAAATATATGGCCGAAGGGTTTTTCTCGTTGGCTTCGCCAGTGTGGTCTAACTTTGGAAAAAAGCGCGGTCTTCCAATTAGCTGTTTCGGTTCGAATATTGCCGACGATATGGGGAATATTCTTTATACGCAATCTGAAGTGGGTATGATGTCTAAATTAGGAGGTGGTACTTCGGGGTATTTTGGAAACTTGAGACACAGAGGAGCGCCAGTAAAAAACAACGGAGTATCGTCTGGTGCGGTGCATATTATGCAGCTTTTTGAAAAAATGGTAGATGTGGTTAGCCAAGGTTCGGTGCGTAGAGGGCGTTTTTCACCGTATTTGCCTGTTGAGCATCCCGATATTAAAGAATTTTTGGAAATTGGTACGGAGGGGAATTCCATCCAGGAGCTTACCCATGGTGTAACGGTTACCGATAAATGGATGCAGGAAATGATTGATGGAGATGTGGAAAAGCGTTCCATTTGGGCTAAAGTGATCCAAAGAAGAGGTGAGATAGGTTATCCTTATATTTTCTTTAAAGACCATGCCAACAACCAAGCGGCTGATGTTTATCAAGATAAAAAACACCAGATTGTAGCGAGTAACCTATGTACGGAAATCATGTTGCCATCCAACGAAAACTGGTCGTTTGTATGCGTGTTGTCGTCTATCAACTTATTGCACTACGATAAGTGGAAAGATACCGATGCCGTTGAAACGATGGTGTATTTCTTGGATGCCGTAATCACCGAATTTGTTGAAAAGTTGGAAGAATTCAGAGATTCTGAGGATTTGGACGACAGACAAACATTTATGTTCATGGAGCGTGCCTATAATTTTGCAAAAGAAAACAGAGCATTAGGTTTGGGCGCCTTGGGCTGGCACTCGCTACTGCAATCTAAAATGTTGTCGTTTGATAGCGCTGAAGCCTTCAACTTGAACAGTGAAATCTTTAAATTGATTGAGGAGAAATCATATAAAGCTTCAGAAGAATTGGCCAAACTATACGGAGAACCAGAAGTATTGAAAGGTTATGGCAGACGTAACGCTACCTTGAATGCCATTGCACCAACAACGTCGTCAGCCTTTATTTTAGGGCAAGTATCGCAGGGTATCGAGCCTATTTGGTCTAATATTTACGTGAAGGATATTGCCAAGATTAAAACCACAATAAAGAACCCATATTTAGAGGCACTTTTAGAGGAAAAAGGTCAAAATACCGCAGAGGTATGGCGTAGTATCCGCGATTACGATGGGTCGGTTCAGCATTTAGATTTCTTAACGGAAGAGGAACGCGATGTGTTTAAAACCTATTCTGAAATTGACCAATTGACTATTGTATATCAAGCGGCAAACAGACAAAACCATATTGACCAAGGGCAGTCAGTTAACATTATTGTTCATCCAGATATGCCTGTAAAGGACATCAACAAGATATATGTTACTGCTTGGAAACTGGGGCTTAAATCGCTGTACTACCAACACAGTATGAATGCGGCACAAAAGTTTAAGCAGAAAAAGGAATGTGCTAGTTGCGAAGGCTAA
- a CDS encoding MarC family protein, translating into MELNFKEIFTAFMVLFAVIDIVGNIPIVIDLRKKAGHIHSEKASIVAGVILIVFLFLGKSILNLIGIDVNSFAVAGAFILFFIALEMILGITLYKQEEHDSKTTAVFPLAFPLIAGPGSLTTLLSLRAEFRTENIIVAVIINVIIIFIVLKTSAKIERLIGQNGINIIRKVFGVVLLAIAVKLFTHNIKALFDVV; encoded by the coding sequence ATGGAACTTAATTTTAAAGAAATTTTTACAGCATTTATGGTCCTTTTTGCAGTTATTGATATTGTGGGCAACATCCCCATTGTTATCGATTTACGAAAAAAAGCTGGCCATATTCATAGCGAAAAAGCATCCATAGTAGCCGGAGTTATTTTAATTGTTTTCCTGTTTTTAGGAAAAAGCATCCTGAACCTTATTGGCATCGATGTGAATTCGTTTGCCGTTGCCGGTGCTTTCATCTTATTTTTTATTGCATTGGAAATGATTCTGGGCATCACCCTTTACAAACAAGAAGAACACGACTCTAAAACCACAGCGGTTTTTCCGTTGGCATTCCCACTTATTGCGGGCCCCGGAAGTTTGACTACATTACTTTCGCTCAGGGCGGAATTTAGAACCGAAAACATTATTGTTGCCGTTATAATAAATGTTATTATTATTTTTATAGTTTTAAAAACATCAGCAAAAATTGAACGCCTTATTGGCCAAAATGGCATCAACATCATCCGAAAAGTGTTTGGTGTAGTGCTATTGGCCATCGCCGTAAAATTGTTCACCCATAACATTAAAGCTCTTTTTGATGTTGTTTAA
- a CDS encoding ribonucleotide-diphosphate reductase subunit beta, with amino-acid sequence MEITHIIKRDYETTPFVLEKITNAIEKAMLSVGHGTREDAESISSKVFESLLARKAVDARYVPTVEQVQDIVEDKLMGSAFHDAAKAYILYRDEQARKRQTNIFEKRINLKPYEYPDLYEYVNAIRHSYWIHSEFNFTSDVQDFKTGLTPTEKSVIKNTMLAISQIEVAVKTFWGDIYQKMPKPEIGSVGATFAESEVRHHDAYSHLLEILGLNAEFKSLKKKPVIMRRVHYLETALKNSKSENIQDYAESVLLFSLFIEHVSLFSQFLIIMAFNKHKNMLKGISNVVEATSKEEQIHGDFGIDVIKIIKKENPKWFGEEYDEKIQKICKEAFNAESDIVDWIFEDGELDFLPKDVVNEFIKNRFNNSLESIGIGKVFEVDEKLLAETEWFDDEIIGTKHGDFFVKRSINYSKRTKSITSDDLF; translated from the coding sequence ATGGAGATAACGCACATCATAAAACGAGACTACGAAACCACACCTTTCGTGTTGGAAAAAATCACGAACGCGATTGAAAAAGCCATGCTTTCTGTAGGGCACGGTACAAGAGAAGACGCCGAATCTATTTCGAGCAAAGTATTCGAATCACTTTTGGCTAGAAAAGCTGTTGATGCCAGATACGTGCCAACGGTGGAGCAGGTGCAGGATATTGTGGAGGATAAATTGATGGGAAGTGCGTTCCATGATGCTGCTAAGGCTTATATTCTTTATCGTGATGAGCAGGCCAGAAAGCGCCAGACCAATATTTTCGAAAAGCGTATCAACTTAAAACCTTACGAGTATCCTGATTTATACGAATACGTAAACGCCATTAGGCACTCGTACTGGATTCACAGTGAGTTTAACTTTACTAGCGATGTTCAGGATTTTAAAACTGGATTAACGCCAACCGAAAAATCAGTCATAAAAAATACTATGTTGGCCATTTCGCAAATCGAGGTGGCGGTAAAAACGTTTTGGGGCGATATCTATCAAAAAATGCCAAAGCCAGAAATTGGTTCGGTAGGGGCAACTTTTGCCGAAAGTGAGGTGCGCCATCATGATGCTTATTCGCATTTGTTGGAAATTTTGGGATTGAATGCAGAATTCAAAAGCTTGAAAAAGAAACCGGTAATTATGCGCCGTGTGCATTACTTGGAAACCGCGCTTAAAAATTCCAAAAGCGAAAATATACAGGATTATGCCGAGTCGGTATTATTGTTTTCTTTGTTCATTGAGCACGTATCGTTGTTTTCGCAGTTTTTAATCATCATGGCTTTCAACAAGCACAAAAATATGCTGAAAGGTATTTCGAATGTGGTTGAGGCGACTTCAAAAGAAGAGCAAATTCACGGTGATTTCGGGATAGATGTAATCAAAATCATCAAAAAGGAAAACCCAAAATGGTTTGGTGAAGAGTACGATGAGAAAATTCAAAAAATATGTAAAGAGGCCTTTAATGCCGAAAGCGATATTGTGGATTGGATTTTTGAGGATGGCGAATTGGATTTTCTTCCGAAGGATGTGGTTAATGAATTCATTAAAAACCGTTTCAACAATTCATTGGAAAGCATCGGCATAGGAAAAGTATTTGAAGTAGATGAAAAACTATTGGCTGAAACCGAATGGTTTGATGATGAAATAATTGGCACCAAGCACGGCGATTTCTTTGTGAAGCGCTCTATCAACTATAGTAAAAGAACAAAAAGTATAACCAGCGACGACTTATTCTAA
- a CDS encoding S41 family peptidase: MLFQKKYMPLVLGVAIAAGIFIGGKLDFNDSRDKLFSTNSKKDKLNRLIDYIEYDYVDDINTDSIVDVTVNGILENLDPHSVYIPKEDMQRVAEEMKGDFVGIGVSFYTYRDTIAVIRAIENGPSDKVGIQGGDRILLADGDTLYGNKLNDGDIINKLKGEINSKVKLTVYRRGEPELLVFTVKRGKIPIKSVDAAYMLTDKLGYIKVNRFAESTYKEFKAGLDKLEDLGSTQIAIDLRGNPGGFLSIAEKIVDEFLEDDKLILFTKNKRGDIDKSFATSKGDFENGKVYVLIDENSASASEIVAGALQDNDKGTIVGRRSYGKGLVQREMDLGDGSAVRLTVSRYYTPTGRSIQRPYDHGNKDYYDEYFERLDSGELLDPEKIQVDDSLKFTTPAGKVVYGGGGIIPDVFVPLDKSMQNETLSFLLRRGFFGNFVFEELEQDRHKYDGISRQDFVDEYEVGDDLVFAFQDYLNLRSDSKVTFVAYHDEVKQYIKATLADQLFGNGAFNEVYNQRDIMVEEVIKLSEENK, encoded by the coding sequence ATGTTGTTTCAAAAAAAATACATGCCATTGGTTTTGGGCGTTGCTATTGCTGCGGGCATCTTTATTGGGGGAAAACTGGATTTTAACGATTCGCGCGATAAGCTGTTTTCAACCAATAGCAAAAAGGACAAGCTCAACCGATTAATCGATTATATTGAATACGATTACGTTGACGATATCAATACCGATAGTATTGTTGATGTTACCGTAAACGGTATTTTGGAAAATTTAGACCCGCATTCGGTGTATATTCCAAAGGAGGATATGCAGCGTGTGGCCGAAGAGATGAAAGGCGATTTTGTGGGTATTGGCGTGAGTTTTTATACCTACAGAGATACCATTGCTGTTATTCGGGCTATTGAAAATGGGCCAAGTGATAAGGTTGGCATTCAGGGTGGTGACCGGATTTTATTGGCAGATGGCGATACGCTATATGGAAACAAGTTGAACGATGGCGATATTATAAATAAACTAAAGGGCGAGATAAACTCTAAAGTGAAGTTAACGGTGTACCGGCGTGGTGAGCCAGAACTTTTGGTGTTTACCGTAAAGCGCGGAAAAATACCTATCAAAAGTGTTGATGCGGCTTATATGTTGACCGATAAGTTGGGGTATATAAAAGTTAATCGTTTTGCTGAATCAACCTATAAGGAATTTAAAGCGGGTCTGGATAAGCTGGAGGATTTGGGGTCCACTCAAATTGCCATAGACTTGAGAGGTAACCCCGGCGGATTCTTGAGTATAGCCGAAAAAATAGTCGATGAATTTTTGGAGGACGATAAATTAATCCTGTTCACAAAAAACAAACGTGGAGATATCGATAAAAGTTTTGCCACGAGCAAAGGCGATTTTGAAAACGGGAAAGTGTATGTGCTGATTGACGAAAACTCAGCTTCGGCCAGTGAAATTGTGGCGGGCGCTTTGCAGGATAACGATAAAGGCACTATTGTGGGCAGGCGTTCGTACGGAAAAGGTTTGGTGCAGCGCGAAATGGATTTGGGAGATGGCAGTGCCGTGCGATTAACCGTTTCGCGGTATTACACGCCAACAGGACGCTCCATTCAGCGTCCGTACGACCATGGTAACAAAGATTATTATGACGAGTATTTCGAACGTTTGGATAGTGGAGAATTGTTAGATCCCGAAAAAATTCAAGTGGACGATTCGTTAAAATTTACTACTCCTGCGGGAAAAGTGGTTTATGGTGGCGGTGGTATTATTCCAGATGTATTTGTGCCGCTCGATAAAAGCATGCAAAACGAAACACTTTCTTTTTTACTGCGCCGCGGGTTCTTCGGGAATTTTGTTTTTGAAGAGCTGGAACAGGATAGGCATAAGTACGATGGTATTTCGAGACAGGATTTTGTTGATGAATATGAAGTGGGCGACGATTTGGTGTTTGCCTTTCAGGATTATTTAAATCTGCGTTCCGATTCGAAAGTCACTTTTGTGGCCTATCACGATGAGGTAAAACAATACATAAAAGCGACTTTGGCCGACCAACTTTTTGGCAACGGTGCTTTTAATGAAGTGTACAACCAGCGTGACATTATGGTTGAAGAGGTGATAAAGCTTAGTGAGGAGAATAAATAA
- a CDS encoding pyrimidine/purine nucleoside phosphorylase — protein sequence MISANEYFDGNVKSLGYTSKTGQSTLGVMNAGTYEFSTSKHETMNVVEGEMTVLLPGETEWKTYKAGEAYQIEANEKFQVKVSGQTSYLCQYK from the coding sequence ATGATTTCAGCAAACGAATATTTTGACGGCAACGTTAAATCTTTAGGATACACCAGCAAAACAGGGCAATCTACCCTAGGGGTAATGAACGCTGGCACTTACGAATTCAGTACTTCTAAACACGAAACCATGAATGTTGTAGAAGGTGAAATGACCGTGCTATTGCCAGGTGAAACCGAGTGGAAAACATACAAAGCTGGCGAGGCCTACCAAATTGAAGCCAATGAAAAATTTCAGGTTAAAGTTTCTGGGCAAACCTCTTATTTGTGTCAATACAAATAA
- a CDS encoding DUF3109 family protein, translating to MFQLGKTIVSEDIIEKDFLCNLSACKGACCVDGDAGAPLDADEVKILNDIYPKVKPFLRAEGIAAIEAQGTSITTEDGDLETPLINGADCAYVIFDDKNTALCGIEEAYNQGEVKWKKPVSCHLYPVRVQDYSEFSAVNYHKWQICDDACALGKELQVPIYKFVKEALIRKFGEDWYAELEKVAETF from the coding sequence ATGTTCCAGTTAGGTAAAACCATCGTTTCGGAAGATATTATTGAAAAAGACTTTTTGTGCAACCTATCGGCGTGCAAAGGGGCTTGTTGTGTTGATGGTGATGCCGGAGCGCCGCTCGATGCCGATGAGGTTAAGATTTTAAACGACATCTACCCGAAAGTAAAACCTTTTCTGCGAGCGGAAGGTATAGCCGCCATTGAAGCCCAGGGAACTTCCATTACAACCGAAGATGGCGATTTGGAAACACCGCTCATTAACGGAGCCGATTGTGCCTATGTGATTTTCGACGATAAAAATACTGCACTTTGTGGTATTGAAGAAGCCTATAACCAAGGTGAAGTCAAATGGAAAAAACCAGTGTCCTGCCATTTGTACCCGGTAAGAGTTCAAGATTATAGCGAATTTTCGGCTGTAAATTATCACAAATGGCAAATTTGCGACGATGCCTGTGCCCTTGGAAAAGAACTTCAAGTGCCTATCTACAAATTCGTAAAAGAAGCCCTCATAAGGAAATTTGGAGAGGACTGGTACGCCGAGTTGGAAAAGGTTGCCGAAACTTTTTAA
- a CDS encoding FAD-dependent oxidoreductase, with protein sequence MFDVLIIGGGAAGMSCALVLGSAQHKSFAKDKRIGIVIHQKTSHLQTALFNNVLGLKPGTTGASVLNDGIAQLNELYPHVEQIDKEKVLGISKTASGDFTVITNKNTYQSKIVVVAVGYTNLMNITGLEEFVAPHPRAAIEKDRIWLKNTDHLIEENLYVAGSLAGWRSQFAICSGSGSHVATDILTLWNNGKHTKVHDKIEV encoded by the coding sequence ATGTTCGACGTTCTAATTATAGGCGGAGGCGCCGCTGGCATGTCGTGTGCTCTGGTTTTAGGCTCTGCACAGCACAAATCATTCGCAAAAGATAAACGCATTGGCATTGTTATTCACCAAAAAACATCGCATTTGCAAACCGCACTGTTCAACAATGTTCTCGGTTTAAAACCGGGCACCACCGGTGCTTCTGTTTTAAACGATGGCATAGCCCAGCTTAATGAACTCTACCCACATGTTGAGCAAATTGACAAAGAAAAAGTATTGGGAATTTCCAAAACAGCATCGGGCGACTTCACTGTGATCACCAACAAAAACACGTACCAGTCCAAAATAGTTGTGGTTGCCGTAGGTTACACCAATTTAATGAACATCACAGGATTGGAAGAGTTTGTTGCCCCACACCCCCGTGCCGCTATTGAAAAAGACCGTATTTGGCTTAAAAACACCGACCATCTAATTGAAGAAAATCTTTATGTAGCAGGGTCTTTGGCCGGTTGGCGCAGCCAGTTTGCCATTTGTTCGGGCAGCGGCTCGCATGTTGCAACTGATATTTTAACACTTTGGAACAATGGAAAGCACACTAAAGTGCATGATAAAATTGAGGTTTAA
- a CDS encoding OmpA family protein, translating into MKKISVLLLIAIFTVSCVSKKKYLALQQENGEIKSELQKTRVAKEDLEAKFDKIQERVEAYNSKIMSLKEESDSKLEAAENGTVISNKTKEGMRKTLKNVDPAKLSQAKTLKDSMNLAVAYNLEKTIKTSNIDEDEDFAVDINETVVMISIADNMLFNTASYRLSSKADKVLKKLADVINSEPSLDVMVEGHTDARTISTVNIADNWDLSVLRATSVVRKLQDEYNVAPEKLIASGRSSYQPIASNDNAEDRAKNRRTRIIILPNIDKFFALMAENDTAISENILD; encoded by the coding sequence ATGAAGAAAATATCTGTATTACTTTTAATAGCCATTTTTACCGTATCGTGCGTATCAAAGAAAAAATACTTGGCATTACAACAAGAAAATGGCGAAATTAAAAGCGAACTGCAAAAAACGAGAGTAGCCAAAGAAGACTTAGAAGCCAAATTCGATAAAATTCAGGAACGCGTTGAGGCCTACAACAGCAAAATCATGTCTTTAAAAGAAGAGAGCGATTCCAAATTAGAAGCAGCAGAAAACGGCACAGTAATTTCCAACAAGACTAAAGAGGGCATGCGTAAAACATTAAAAAATGTTGATCCTGCAAAACTTAGCCAAGCCAAAACTTTAAAAGACTCTATGAATTTGGCTGTGGCATACAACCTTGAAAAAACCATTAAAACAAGTAACATTGATGAAGACGAAGACTTTGCCGTAGATATTAACGAAACTGTTGTGATGATTTCTATTGCTGATAACATGCTGTTCAATACGGCAAGCTACAGATTAAGCTCTAAAGCCGATAAGGTTTTAAAGAAATTAGCCGACGTTATCAACTCCGAGCCTAGCTTAGACGTTATGGTTGAAGGTCACACCGATGCCAGAACCATTAGCACCGTAAACATCGCAGACAACTGGGATTTGAGCGTATTAAGAGCCACCTCTGTTGTACGTAAATTACAAGACGAATATAACGTAGCTCCTGAAAAATTAATCGCTTCGGGAAGAAGCAGCTACCAGCCTATTGCGAGTAACGATAACGCTGAAGACCGTGCAAAAAACAGAAGAACAAGAATTATAATCCTTCCAAATATCGATAAGTTTTTTGCTTTGATGGCTGAAAACGACACCGCTATTTCTGAAAATATATTAGACTAA
- a CDS encoding dCMP deaminase family protein, translating into MPDRKQLKYDKAYLRMAQEWGKLSYCKRKQVGAIIVKDRMIISDGYNGTPSGFENFCEDEEGYTKWYVLHAEANAITKVASSTQSCKGATLYITLSPCKECSKLIHQAGIVKVVYHQAYKDDSGLRFLEKAGVELKLIEDLED; encoded by the coding sequence ATGCCAGACAGAAAACAGTTAAAGTACGATAAAGCGTATTTGAGAATGGCCCAAGAGTGGGGCAAGCTGTCGTACTGCAAGCGCAAGCAGGTTGGTGCGATTATTGTAAAGGATAGAATGATTATATCGGACGGGTACAACGGTACACCTTCCGGATTTGAAAACTTTTGTGAGGACGAAGAAGGTTATACCAAATGGTATGTGCTGCATGCCGAGGCCAATGCTATTACAAAAGTGGCATCGTCCACGCAATCCTGCAAAGGCGCCACGCTTTACATCACTTTGTCGCCATGCAAAGAGTGCAGTAAATTGATACACCAAGCCGGAATTGTAAAAGTGGTGTACCATCAAGCTTATAAAGATGATTCTGGGCTTAGGTTTCTTGAAAAGGCCGGCGTAGAACTTAAATTGATAGAGGATTTAGAAGATTAA
- a CDS encoding inorganic phosphate transporter has product MEHIYLYMLIAIAILAVVDLVVGVSNDAINFLNSAIGSKAISMRTIMIVASLGIFIGAVFSSGLMEVARKGIFVPAMFNFHEIMLIFMAVMITDILLLDFFNTIGLPTSTTVSIVFNLLGAAVIMAAIKITASDSETLADLGNYINTEKAIEIISGILLSVVIAFSIGALVQWVSRLIFTFHFEEKIKNFGAFFGGVALTAILYFIFMKGLKGTPYYDNLKGVIEGNEMYIILGSFVLFTLLSFAFQKIAKKSILIIVIAVGTFGLALAFSGNDLVNFIGVPMAAYHSYEAWVGSGTGASEFAMGILGKKMPAEPFLLFISGGVMVATLWFSKKAKTVAETEISLSRQGDTHEKFKPNMLSRSIVKATSSISDGLRFIIPASMQAKIDTNFQKPNTTLTKDQSMDAPAFDMIRASVNLMVAGVLISIATAMKLPLSTTYVTFMVAMGTSLADRAWGAESAVYRVAGVLNVIGGWFGTAFGAFIASGIVVFLINWEPHVMTPILLLLTVALLVRNFLAHKRKSVEGKSEDRLKNTESSSVQGVIHESAANIANVVKRGNKIYSNAIQGLAKQDLSSLKKNKKQIDKLSLEVDSLRDNIFYFIKNLDESSVGASDFYINILGYLQDMTQSLEYISKVSFKHVNNNHKKLKFNQIKELKEVDESVEKLFNDTKSVFDSRSFDKIGDILSSKDKLFQILSEKIQKQVERTRKEESSPKNTTLYFGLLSETKDLLVATMNLLEEYHNSHNASVKPATIEIVESIAGNGTLKELEKEE; this is encoded by the coding sequence ATGGAACACATTTACTTATACATGCTTATAGCTATCGCTATTTTAGCTGTAGTTGATCTTGTTGTTGGAGTAAGTAACGACGCCATTAACTTTCTTAATTCTGCCATTGGATCGAAAGCCATTTCCATGCGCACCATTATGATTGTGGCCAGTTTGGGTATTTTTATTGGAGCCGTTTTTTCCAGCGGACTTATGGAAGTAGCCCGAAAAGGTATTTTTGTGCCGGCCATGTTCAACTTCCATGAAATCATGCTCATTTTTATGGCTGTAATGATTACAGACATACTCTTGCTCGATTTCTTTAACACTATTGGATTGCCCACCTCAACCACAGTATCCATCGTATTCAATTTATTGGGTGCTGCGGTGATTATGGCTGCAATAAAAATCACGGCTTCGGATTCTGAAACCCTGGCCGATTTGGGCAATTACATTAATACCGAAAAAGCCATAGAAATTATAAGTGGTATATTACTATCGGTAGTTATAGCTTTTAGTATCGGCGCCTTGGTTCAGTGGGTATCGCGACTTATTTTCACCTTTCATTTTGAAGAAAAAATCAAAAACTTTGGTGCTTTCTTCGGTGGCGTGGCATTAACGGCCATACTGTATTTCATCTTTATGAAAGGCTTAAAGGGCACACCTTATTATGATAATTTAAAAGGAGTGATTGAAGGCAATGAAATGTATATCATTTTAGGCAGTTTTGTTCTCTTTACCCTGCTCTCGTTTGCTTTCCAAAAAATAGCTAAAAAGAGCATTTTAATCATCGTTATTGCGGTTGGTACGTTTGGATTGGCATTGGCTTTTTCAGGGAACGACTTGGTAAACTTTATTGGTGTACCCATGGCCGCATACCACAGTTACGAAGCTTGGGTAGGTTCTGGAACAGGTGCCTCTGAATTCGCTATGGGCATTTTGGGCAAAAAGATGCCAGCCGAGCCCTTTTTACTTTTCATTTCTGGAGGCGTAATGGTGGCGACACTTTGGTTTTCCAAAAAAGCAAAAACCGTTGCAGAAACTGAAATTAGCTTATCAAGACAAGGCGATACACACGAAAAATTTAAGCCTAACATGCTTTCAAGAAGTATTGTTAAAGCGACCTCGTCTATTTCGGATGGATTGAGATTTATCATCCCGGCATCCATGCAAGCAAAGATTGACACCAATTTCCAAAAACCAAACACTACATTAACCAAGGACCAAAGCATGGATGCTCCTGCATTCGATATGATTAGGGCTTCAGTAAACTTAATGGTTGCTGGTGTATTAATATCTATTGCAACGGCTATGAAATTACCACTTTCAACTACCTACGTAACCTTTATGGTAGCCATGGGTACATCGTTGGCCGATAGGGCTTGGGGTGCCGAGAGCGCCGTTTATAGAGTGGCTGGCGTGTTAAATGTTATTGGCGGCTGGTTTGGTACTGCCTTTGGGGCTTTTATCGCTTCTGGGATTGTGGTGTTTTTAATCAACTGGGAACCTCATGTAATGACGCCTATCCTTCTTTTACTTACTGTAGCGCTGTTAGTTAGAAACTTTTTAGCACATAAAAGAAAATCGGTTGAAGGCAAAAGTGAAGACCGACTTAAAAATACCGAAAGCAGTTCTGTACAAGGTGTTATCCACGAAAGTGCTGCCAACATTGCTAATGTGGTAAAACGAGGTAACAAAATTTACTCGAACGCCATACAGGGATTGGCGAAACAGGACTTATCTTCACTTAAAAAGAATAAAAAACAAATCGACAAATTATCGCTTGAAGTTGATAGTTTAAGAGACAACATATTCTATTTCATCAAAAATCTGGATGAATCGAGTGTGGGCGCCAGTGATTTTTACATCAATATTTTGGGCTACCTACAGGACATGACTCAATCTTTAGAGTACATTTCCAAAGTAAGCTTCAAACACGTAAATAACAATCACAAAAAACTTAAATTCAACCAAATTAAAGAACTTAAAGAAGTTGATGAATCTGTTGAGAAATTGTTCAACGATACCAAATCGGTTTTCGATTCCCGTTCTTTTGATAAAATCGGAGACATTTTAAGTTCTAAAGACAAATTATTCCAAATTCTGTCTGAAAAAATACAAAAGCAGGTAGAGCGCACCAGAAAAGAAGAATCGAGCCCAAAAAACACTACGCTGTACTTCGGATTGCTATCTGAAACTAAAGACTTATTGGTTGCCACTATGAATCTATTGGAAGAGTATCACAATTCTCATAATGCTTCGGTAAAACCTGCAACCATTGAAATTGTAGAGTCTATTGCCGGGAATGGCACTTTAAAAGAATTGGAGAAGGAAGAATAA